One region of Malania oleifera isolate guangnan ecotype guangnan chromosome 6, ASM2987363v1, whole genome shotgun sequence genomic DNA includes:
- the LOC131158553 gene encoding secreted RxLR effector protein 161-like, with the protein MLIVCLYVDDLIYSGSNTTMFGSFKKSMLVEFEMSDLDMMHYFLGIEVLHKDDGGKKVNNTLYKQIVGRLMYLTATRPDIMHVVSVISSYMECPTKIHLLAAKRILRYLQGTKEFGLFFKRGEKLYLFGFTDSDYAEDSDDCKSTSRYVFMLGTRAISWSSKKQPIVTLSTTEAEFVAATACARQAIWLKKILEDLQFREDGPTLIYCDNSSTIKLLKNPVLHMVEASI; encoded by the exons ATGCTCATTGTTTgcttatatgtagatgatctaaTCTATAGTGGAAGTAATACAACCATGTTTGGAAGCTTTAAGAAATCCATGCTGGTTGAATTTGAAATGTCTGATCTTGACATGATGCATTactttcttggcatagaagtgtTGCA CAAAGATGATGGAGGAAAGAAGGTTAACAATACTCTTTATAAGCAGATTGTGGGGAGGTTAATGTATTTGACTGCAACAAGGCCTGATATAATGCATGTTGTAAGTGTCATTAGTAGTTACATGGAGTGTCCAACAAAGATTCATCTTTTGGCTgcaaaaagaattcttaggtacttgcaAGGTACTAAGGAGTTTGGGTTGTTTTTCAAAAGGGGAGAAAAGTTATATTTGTTTGGCTTTACAGATAGTGATTATGCAGAAGATTCTGATGATTGTAAAAGCACATCTAGGTATGTTTTCATGTTGGGAACAAGAGCTAtttcatggtcatcaaagaagcagcCAATCGTCACATTGTCAACCACTGAAGCTGAATTTGTTGCAGCAACGGCATGTGCTCGTCAAGCTATTTGGCTGAAGAAGATTCTTGAAGACTTGCAGTTCAGAGAAGATGGACCTACTCTCATATACTGTGACAACAGTTCAACAATAAAGCTCTTAAAGAATCCTGTTCTACATATGGTCGAAGCAAGCATATAG
- the LOC131157700 gene encoding aspartic proteinase CDR1-like, with protein sequence MAITSTAQSHAVFALSLTVTILACFVSLSESHPTGGFSVDLIHRDSPNSPFFNPAETIAVRVSNAIRRSATRAHSLHSRASSVSGRRIGLSEIINTNGEYLLNISIGTPPFSIFAIADTGSDLTWTQCRPCKRCYKQNYPLFNPRRSTTYRPVRCGSRTCRALAQPATCSRRRKSGTCRYSVSYGDGSSTNGVVATDRIALGTSSRSAVSLRQGIFGCGYDNKVLGNEAGSGVIGLGGGPSSIISQMDPLIAGKFSYCLVNIYRSGKSSKMRFGNAAVVSGHGAVSTPLFSHPGDTFYYLRLEAITVGNRTKAEYSDSFASSSSSSSATAGNIVIDSGTTVTRLATPFYHKLVAMVRSVVRLPLAEDPSGLLDLCFSSVDVVGPKLIAHFAGGVKVVLRPLNVFVKVADEVLCLAFAPSDNLAIWGSLAQMNFQIGYDLKKRTVTFKRADCVRV encoded by the coding sequence ATGGCAATTACATCGACAGCTCAATCACATGCTGTCTTTGCACTTTCCCTCACAGTCACAATCCTCGCTTGCTTCGTCTCCCTCTCGGAATCCCACCCCACCGGCGGCTTCTCCGTCGACCTCATCCACCGGGACTCACCCAACTCCCCCTTCTTCAACCCCGCCGAAACGATCGCCGTGCGCGTGAGCAACGCGATCCGGCGGTCCGCCACCCGCGCGCACTCCCTCCACTCCCGAGCTTCATCCGTTTCCGGTCGACGAATCGGACTATCCGAGATAATCAACACCAATGGCGAGTACCTCCTCAACATATCCATCGGAACGCCGCCGTTTTCGATCTTCGCAATCGCCGACACCGGCAGCGACCTCACGTGGACCCAGTGCCGGCCTTGCAAGCGCTGTTACAAGCAAAACTATCCGCTGTTTAACCCGAGACGCTCCACCACTTACCGGCCCGTACGGTGCGGGTCGAGAACCTGCAGAGCTTTGGCCCAACCCGCGACTTGCTCTCGGCGGCGCAAATCTGGGACCTGCCGATATTCGGTGTCGTACGGGGACGGGTCCTCCACAAACGGCGTCGTTGCGACGGACAGGATCGCTCTGGGCACCTCCTCCCGCAGCGCCGTTTCGCTCCGGCAGGGGATATTCGGGTGCGGATATGACAATAAGGTCCTTGGCAATGAGGCCGGGTCGGGTGTGATCGGACTCGGAGGCGGGCCCAGTTCCATCATTTCGCAAATGGATCCTCTAATCGCCGGGAAATTTTCCTACTGCTTGGTGAATATTTACCGGTCGGGAAAATCCAGCAAGATGAGATTTGGAAATGCAGCGGTGGTCTCGGGGCATGGGGCGGTCTCCACTCCCTTATTTTCTCACCCGGGGGACACTTTCTATTACTTACGACTAGAAGCGATCACGGTCGGAAACAGAACGAAAGCGGAATATTCCGACagttttgcttcttcttcttcttcttcttcggcgACGGCCGGTAACATTGTCATAGATTCCGGTACGACGGTGACGCGTCTGGCAACGCCGTTTTACCATAAACTGGTGGCGATGGTGAGGAGTGTGGTTCGTTTGCCGCTGGCGGAAGACCCCAGCGGGCTTCTCGATCTCTGCTTTAGCTCAGTGGATGTGGTGGGACCCAAACTGATAGCGCATTTCGCCGGCGGCGTGAAAGTGGTGTTGAGGCCTTTGAATGTGTTCGTGAAAGTGGCGGATGAAGTTCTGTGCTTAGCGTTTGCGCCGTCAGACAATCTGGCAATATGGGGGAGCTTGGCACAGATGAACTTCCAGATAGGGTATGATCTGAAGAAGAGGACGGTGACTTTTAAGAGGGCAGACTGCGTCAGGGTGTAG